The sequence CAGAGATTTGCAGAGTTCATGAAGAAGGCCCAAGGTGGTTTAACAACAAAGACAAAGAGTGTGAAAGAAAAAGGTGATTCAGAGCCTGACATGTCTGGGGACGGGGATGTTGGATCTGGGGAGGGTCTGTCTCATGAGGACAGACTCATTGTTTTACCAACCAGCGTCATGCCAACCACAGATACTCCAGATGAAAGTATGATGGGTGTAACTGCACGCGTAGAGAATTTAAACAATCAGAGTAATGTCATGGCAACCACCGACAACAGTGAAACCAGTGTCATGACAACCATGGAGATCCCAGATGACAGTCGGACTAGTTTCACTGTAACAACAGAAAATACTGACAGAGTTACAGCAGTGACGACAGATTCATACACCCGGTCAGATGCCACACCCATCGAGTCCACATTCACCCACAGCAGCCACAGCACAGGGAGTATCAATGAAACTCAGGGTGAGGCCATCTTTCAATACAGCCCCAGAATTAGTGGGTCTCGTGGTGAGTCGTACTCTTTGGAGAGGAACACGACAGTACCTCTGAGACAACCCGTCACGCTCCTCCTCGCCGTGACCAACACCACAGACGAGACCCAGATCCTGTTCTCCAGAGAAACACCTGCAGAACCAGATACCTCCACCGGGGCGGCGCTATCGCTCCTCACCAATCCCAATGTCACCCTCGTGATGGACAGTCCCAGATCACCCCACAGAGAGCCTGAGATCCACACAGCCACTGACCCAGACAGCCAGACCACCTTCACTGCAgtcaccaccacagagagagagcaggatgaGATCACCGTCCACACCACCCAGAGGATCAAGTCCCCCCGTCTGCCTGCAGGCTCCACCATCATCTCCCGCCAGCAGATCCACATCATCCCCCCTAAGAAcggccgaggaggaggaggaggaggaggaggaggagtaggaggaggaggaggaagaggagggggccGGAGAAGGAACTTCCCTGGCAGGAGGAGGTTCATCAAGCCCAACCGGATCACAGACATCCAGTCCATCCTGAACAAACTCAAACAGCCCAACATTGCAAAGAAGCAAGGCAACAGCACAGTTCCCTACACTATGGAGCTGACCACAGGTAAGTTATGTCATGTTGTTCAAATAGGATATGTAGTTTCTTGTCTTTGATGTTGACATTATCTTTGTTGGTGAGAGACTTGAGCCATGAGGAAGAGCCAaacgatgatgatggtgatgatgatagccatgatgatgatgatggtgatgttagccatgatgatgatgatggtgatgatgatatccatgatgatgatgatagccatgatgatgatgatgatgataatagccatgatgatgatgatgatgatgatgatgataatagccatgatgatgatgatggtgatgatgatagccatgatgatgatgatgatgatgatgatgatagccatgatgatgatgatgatggtgatgatgatagccatgatgatgatgaagatgatggtgatgataatagccatgatgatgatgatgatgatgatgatgatgatgatgatagccatggtgatgatgatggtgatgatgatagccatgatgatgatgattatggtgatgatgatgatagccatgatgatgatgatgatggtggtgatgatagccatgatgatgatgatggtgatgatgatgatagccatggtgatgatgatggtgatgatgatagccatgatgatgatgaagatgttgatgatgatgatagccatgatgatgatgatgatgataatagccatgatgatgatgatgatgatggtgatgatgatagccatgatgatgatgatgatgatgataatgatgatgatagccatgatgatggtgatgatagccatgatgatgatgatgatgatgatgatgatgatgatagccaTGATGGTGAtagccatgatgatgatgatggtgatgatgatagccatgatgatgatgatgatgataatgatgatgatagccatgatgatggtgatgatagccatgatgatgatgatgatgatgatgacgacgatgatgatagccatgatgatgatgatgatagccatggtgatgatgatggtgatgatgatagccatgatgatgatgaagatgttgatgatgatgatagccatgatgatgatgatgatgatactagccatgatgatgatgatgatgatgatgatggtgatgatgatagccatgatgatgatgatggtgatgatgatagccatgatgatgatgatgatgataatgatgatgatagccatgatgatggtgatgatagccatgataatgatgatgatgatgatgatagccaTGATGGTGAtagccatgatgatgatgatgatgatggtgatgatgatagccatgatgatgatgatgatgatgataatgatgatgatagccatgatgatggtgatgatagccatgatgatgatgatgatgatgatgatgatgatgacgacgacGGTGATGAtagccatgatgatgatgatgatgatagccatggtgatgatgacgatgatgatgatagcCATGATGATGATAgccatggtgatgatggtgatgatgatgacgatgatgatgatagccatgatgatgattgtgatgatgatgatggccatgatgatggtgatgatggtgatagccatgatgatggtgatgatgatgatgatgatgatgatgatgatgatgatgatgatgatgatgatgatgattgccatggtgatgatgatgatagccatgatggtgatgatagccatgatgatgatgatgatgatgatgatgatgatgatgatgatgatgatgatgatagccatgatgatgatgatgatgatagccatgatgatagtgatgatagccatgatgatgatggtgatactGATGATGATTTTTATTGTTGCTGCTTTTTCAGATTGTGACTGTGATGAAGATGAGAAGAAGACAGGTGGTCAGCGGGTAGTCACACCAACAACATCGCCTAAATCACCCAACGTCCCTAGCTCCTCTCTAGGAAGAACAGAGAGACCCACCACCACATACTCAACAGaagcccccaccaccaccacccagcccACCTCCACTCACTCTCAGTCCCCCTCCACCACCCAGCCCACTTCCTCTCACTCTCAGTCCAGAGGTGAGGTATCCAGCGACTACATGACTTCCACTAATGCCCCAGAGTCTGACCCAACACACGACCCTATGACGAGCACAACAGATGAACCAACAACCTCCACCATCACAACCACAACTGCCTCCAAGATCGTCCGTGGTAAGAACATCTGGGGCAAGCTGTTTGGGAACAGGGACAGGCAGAGGGAAATAGTCAACAGACTACGTAAACCAGCCAGGCCCTCAACCACCCCAGAGGGCTCAACAACAGTTCAatcaaccaccaccacaactacaacCACAATCGCACTGCCCACCCAGCAGTCTCTGGCTGAACCTGTGACTGAGTCACCGTCTAGAGCAGGTAAACACAGAGAGACCCCAGAAAGCTCATCAGACGATGACTATGGAGATTCATCGCCTGACTCTGAGGCCTCGACCACACCCCAGCCTGGCACTAGCCGTGGAACTACAACCCCAGCCTATGACTACAggtcctcccccaccacagagtcTTCCCCAGACACCCAGACCATCGCCTTCCCACCTGCCCCAAGAGAAGACACAGATGAGGCCTCGTCCTCTGTGTCTGAATCCGGAGGGTCAGCGGGGTACCTATCCCGTAGATTTGGGGGAAACCGGAGACCAAATGGAGGGTCAGTGGGGTACCTATCCCGTAGATTTGGGGGAAACCGGAGACCAAATGGAGGGTTAGGGGGCAGGAGGCCTTTCAGGGGCAGgaggcctttaaaaaaaaacataacaaCTACGGAAGCCCCCAGCACCACCATAGAATCAACAGAGCCTTCAACCACCATGGAGACCACCATGGAGACCACCACATATCCCATAGAAACCACCATGGAAACCACCATGGAGACCACCATGGAGACCACCACATATCCCATAGAAACCACCATGGAGACCACCATGGAGACCACCATGGAGACCACCACATATCCCATAGAAACCACCATGGAGACCACCATGGAGACCACCACATATCCCATAGAAACCACTATGGAAACCACCATGGAGACCACCACATATCCCATAGAAACCACCATGGAAACCACCATGGAGACCACCATGGAAACCACCATGGAGACCACCACATATCCCATAGAAACCACCATGGAAACCACCATGGAGACCACCACATATCCCATAGAAACCACCATGGAAACCACCATGGAGACCACCATGGAAACCACCACATATCCCATAGAAACCACCATGGAGACCACCATGGAAACCACCACATATCCCATAGAAACCACCATGGAAACCACCATGGAGACCACCACATATCCCATAGAAACCACCATGGAAACCACCATGGAGACCACCATGGAAACCACCACATATCCCATAGAAACCACCATGGAGACCACCATGGAAACCACCACATATCCCATAGAAACCACCATGGAAACCACCATGGAGACCACCACATATCCCATAGAAACCACCATGGAGACCACCACATATCCCATAGAAACCACCATGGAGACCACCATGGAGACCACCACATATCCCATAGAAACCACTATGGAAACCACAGTGGAGACCACCATGGAGACCACCACATATCCCACAGAAACCACCATGGAGACCACCTTGGAGACCACCACATATCCCACACATACCGTCTCCGTCTCCAAGCCCCTGTACACGCCGTCCAGAGAATCAGATAGGTCTGCAGTGACTGTGTCCACTGACACGACCTCTAAGGGGAAAACCACCACAGACTCCGACTCGTACGAAGATGAGAACTGGACAGACGAGATGGAGTCCACCACTAACCGTCCACGAGCCTACACTTCCATCACCAGGCCCAGAATGACCTCTACCACAACTTATCCAACCACCACCTCAAGGCCTCACACGACATCATCAACCCGCGTCCAGACTAACACCGACCCCATCAGAGTGAACACTAACATCAGGCGCCCGTCAGGGAGAGACAGTCGTTACCAGATCACACAGAGACCCATGATCAGGAGAACCAGGCCCAAGGTGTCCAGTAACAGGGCCAGCAGAGGCCCAGACAAGACCCTGACCTTTGACACACTGACTATTCTGGAAGCAGAGCAGGGGCACGCCAAAGCCCCCTACAGCAGCAAGGACATAGACGATGCCATCTCCAACGCCTATACCCACATCACCGGCTATGATACGACAACGGCTAAGATTGTGGGCTTTGAGCGGTCCACCAAGGACATGCTCACCAAGCCCAGGATCGTGGGAGGCAACGCTGCCAGCTTCACTGTCCTGTCCAACTCAGACGCCTTCCTGCCCTGTGAGGCCGTGGGCAGCCCTGAACCCACCATCAGCTGGAAACGCTTCTCTTCAAGCACTGGTATGGAAAATAACAGGGTATAGATATTAAGTATGTTATAAAACTACTTTGGAATGAAGCTATACTGTATGTTCATttatatattctctctctctcgctccctccatctctttccatctctttctctccctctctgtccctctctctctctctctcttttttttcctcTCACTCATCTTTCTCTCCaaatctctctcttcatctctttttctctccatatctctctttctccatctctctctttttccatctctctattcctctctataCCATTGTCTCTCTTCatatctttctctctatacctccctctctctctctatacctccctctctctctacctccctctctctttctatacctccctttctctctttctctctctctctctctctctctctctctctctctctctctctctctctctctctctctctctctctctctctctcgctcatctttctcgccatatctctctctctgtctctttttctccccatatctctctctttctccatctctctctttttccatctctcttcctctctataccattgtccctcttcctccctctctcgctccctttcagGAAGCACAATGACCATCAACAGCAAGATGGGCAAGTTTGAGGTGTTCCCGAACGGCACTCTGTCCATCCAGAATGCAAACATCAAAGACCGTGGTCAGTACCTCTGCCTGGCTGAGAACGAGCAGGGGTCGGACAAGCTCCTGGTCACCCTGTCCGTGGTGGCCTACCCCTCACGCATCCTGGAGCCCAAGGTACGGGAGATCAAGTCCCACTCAGGGAAGACAGTGGAGATGAAGTGCAAGGCGGAGGGTCGCCCCACCCCTCTGGTCTCCTGGATCCTGGCCAACCGCACCCAAGTCAGGGGCCACAACTCGGACCCCAGAGTGTCAGTGACCCCAGAGGGCACTTTGCTCATCAAGCAGGTGTCTGTGTATGACCGGGGCCACTACAAGTGCATCGCCAGTAACCCAGCAGGAGCCGACACTGCCACTGTCAGACTGCAGGTGGTGGCAGCACCTCCTGGCATCCTGGAGGCCAAACGACAGCAGGTCCAGGCCGGTGTGGGTCAGAGCCTGTGGTTACCCTGTACCGCTCAGGGCAGCCCCCAGCCCACCGTGCACTGGGTCCTCTATGATGGAACGGCGGTGCGGCCCCTGAAGCCCTCTGTGGACCCCAGGGTGTCTGTGTTCGCTAACGGGACGCTCCACCTGACCGATACGGCCGGCACGGACAGTGGGAAGTACGAGTGCATCGTCACCAGCTCTACAGGGTCGGAGCGCAGGGTGGTGATGCTGACGGTGGAGAAGAAGGAGATGGCTCCTGAGATCGTGGAGGCATCACACCGCAGGACAGAGCTGGCGTATGGGGACCAGCTGAGGCTGAACTGCTCGGCCACCGGGGACCCCAAACCCAGGATCATCTGGAGACTGCCGTCCAAGGCTGTGGTGGACCAGTGGCACAGGTAATGATGACTTAGTCTGTATTACACACGTAATCCCACAGACTATTCTGAGGCGTACAGACACAATCACATGCCagcagataaacacacacactaaaaagTATGCAAGTTCTTTGTGCTACAACACAGCTGTGTTTAAAAACACCAGAAGAGATGTTATTGTAACTTCTCCCCAAATGATTTACTTGCGTTTCCAGTGCAGAGAGCTTCGGCTGGGGTTCTCCAGCGAGAGGTATTGTGCCTCTCCAGTATAAGGTTGAGTTAGTCCATCCATGCACTGAGCACCTAAAACCCTGAAGTTTGAAAATGTACAGAAACGTGGATGGAAAACAGACAAAATAAAGACAGACTGAACACATCATGTAAAGACTTCTCTGTTACACTGTACAGTATCTCTGTTTTCATTTTAAACTTCTGGTTTAGGGTCTCCATTTCCCCCTCATTTTCAGCTTCCTGCGTTGACCCTCAGGGTGCTACCCCTAAGGTAGGGAATAAGGGTGTTTCATGTTTTTATAATAGTCAGATTAGTCGATCCCCATGTTTTTAACATCAGGAGAGAAGGTAAATAGAGCTCCTTGAGCGTGTGGATTTAAGGTATAACCGATCTGATAGCTCAATGGAAAGAGTATTATCATGATTAATGTAATCTAGACTAGAAACTGGAGCTGCATGTGAAATCCTGTCAGATCTGAAAATCTAAGTATCAGTTGGAAGGAAAATGATGTTTGGCTTGCTTTGTCTGAGTGTGTTTATAATTAACAGGGGACTTTGTTTTCAAAAGAATAGCGTGCCAGTGTTCATATCCTCTAAGACTGATGTTGTGCTGACAATAATATTTCAATTTATACAGGCAATTTTTTATTCATTTCAGTACCAACATTTCAACACTCACGCAAGTGTTTGGACCTATCCAGGAAAAAGTTTCCTTTGTATTGATATTCAGACGACACCGTTAATGATCATTAGCAGGAACTAAACATCTGATCTACAGCTGCATGTTAATTAATGAGCTGGAATCTCTCCGAGGACAAAAGGTACACGATAGTCTTCCACTGAACCCATAACATATCATCTCTTGACAAGCCTTAGCATGCTGTTGAACCCAATGAATATGACCCAGTAGAATGACCTTATCTAGCCTCTTAATGTTTTCTCCATTAGCAGCGGTTCTTAGCTGGGGAAAACCTGAGACCAGGATAACTGAAGGGGCTATTTGCCAAAATAACAAGCGAAGGCGACGGGCATTTAGACCGGATATCAACATGaacaagttttattttatttgagcaaGGACCCAGTCAGAGTTCTTTAAAAGAGGAACTTGAGAGAACCAGAAGAACAATGGCATGCTGATGGAGGACTTTATATTGCTCCTAATAATGTAGTTGACATTCTGCCATGTATCCTCTCTGCATGCAACCTCTGAAAATAGAGTTTGTACATATTTCGTGACAGAGACTTATGTAGAACATTggccaaaaaaacaaaaacacaaggcTTCTTTTGTGAATGTAAAAGTTAAAAAAAGTCAGTGTCTAATGGTTTGATTCACTGGTCATTGAATcgttattccccccccccccccccctatttcaTTAGCTAAATGGTTTGATTCACTGGTCATTGAATCGTtattcccccccacccccctcattTCATAGGCTAAATGGTTTTATTCACTGGTCAGTTCATTGAATCGTTattccccccaccccccctatGTCATTAGCTAAATGGTTTGATTCACTGGTCAGTTCATTGAATCGTTATTTCCCCCACCCCCTCTATTTCATTAGCTAAATGGTTTGATTCACTGGTCAGTTCATTGAATCGTTATTCCCCCCTCATTTCATTAGCTGAATGATTTGATTCACTGGTCAGTTCATTGAATCCTATTTCCCCCTCATTTCATTAGCTGAATGGTTTGATTCACTGGTCAGTTCATTGAATCATTATTTCCCCCCTCATTTCATTAGCTAAATGGTTTGATTCACTGGTCAGTTCATTGAATTGTTATTCCCCCCACCCCACTATTTCATTAGCTGAATGGTTTGATTCACTGGTCAGTTCATTGAATCGTTAGTCCCCCCCTCATTTCATTAGCTGAATGATTTGATTCATTGGTCAGTTCATTGAATCATTATTTCCCACCTATTTCATTAGGTGCATTTTGTAAATAATGACACTTAGTGGAATGCTTTCCCCCTCCCTGTGTTTCTTGTTTGATTTAAACTGTTATGGTGGCTGTCTTGGCAACCCTGACAAGTTTTCTATCAGTGTTTTATTATTGTCTGCAACTGTAGTAGGATTCGGAACAAACCATTATTGTGAGTCATTGCCAACGACCTTGATAAAAGACAGACCCAGGTGAAATACACATATGCTGATCTGCTGTAAGCCTGTCTGGCCCTGTAAGAATggcatctctctgtccctccatccccctgtctctgtgtgtcagttCCATGAGCACGGGCCCTACCTAGTGGACAGTCTGTGGGCTGGAGCAGGCACACCATTCAacttatgtttgtttttttaatggaGATGGATGGAAGTAATAAGCAGGAGGAGAAGTCATTAGACGGTGTTCACGTCAGGAGGAGAAGTCATTAGACGGTGTTCACGTCAGG comes from Salvelinus alpinus chromosome 21, SLU_Salpinus.1, whole genome shotgun sequence and encodes:
- the igsf10 gene encoding LOW QUALITY PROTEIN: immunoglobulin superfamily member 10 (The sequence of the model RefSeq protein was modified relative to this genomic sequence to represent the inferred CDS: deleted 1 base in 1 codon), translating into MSVCTDFPSYLRQWLLTAVFVLAALLPGSSGCPKSCACYVPTEVHCTFRYLTAIPGQIQTAVERINLGYNSITVLRENDLSGLKHLELLMLHSNTIHSIADRAFQDLKSLQVLKMSYNRVKEINKDTFQGLEGLVRLHMDHNRIEFINPEAFYGLTTLQLVHLEGNLLQQLHPDTFITLRHSQVFKVSSVRNIHLSDNLLASLPKDVFTGCSQLENVYLHGNPWSCDCRMAWFPEWAERNSAALKCKRDRKYARGQACPVCETPAPSRGKSLTQLPRDAFTCIKPWIHPHLKQRNVSLDEGDYTPVSPQDFIAPIGSLQMNLTAQFHIDASLTCTVQRPSAMENLTLTQVEEGEKNVTMLSTTISTWLVCNIDYEHIQQLWRILATYSDVPMRLERGLMLSKTPDMIYKYTQIRPKEGRDEIHTDVEAEIKASPAWLMQGEVNFQLDRTTTTFSTLHIKYRSVVNLRVENKVSQRRDRYSWTIIKRDNQTQTEHSVLIGGVVELNCKTFGEPKPSVEWILSDGSKVRAPYSSEDRRIVITADGRLTLRGTDTSYTGLFRCIATNYLDADVLSFRVTVLSPDVEEEEVNGVKLSRPLGQSLVLDCGSAGSPDASVQWILPDHTVLDKSYGNRKLYRNGTLGIKDLTSRDRGFYRCLSANYLGVDLLTSQVTVTGEGSRKVTVVDREGSGAEAGVEVTGAIEEREYSHSEVLSSSPSDRTIQESRTIILDRPYPRLRSSSQGRGSGGSWGRRRSPASSRRIWSNRRVFDQASRKVNPQRFAEFMKKAQGGLTTKTKSVKEKGDSEPDMSGDGDVGSGEGLSHEDRLIVLPTSVMPTTDTPDESMMGVTARVENLNNQSNVMATTDNSETSVMTTMEIPDDSRTSFTVTTENTDRVTAVTTDSYTRSDATPIESTFTHSSHSTGSINETQGEAIFQYSPRISGSRGESYSLERNTTVPLRQPVTLLLAVTNTTDETQILFSRETPAEPDTSTGAALSLLTNPNVTLVMDSPRSPHREPEIHTATDPDSQTTFTAVTTTEREQDEITVHTTQRIKSPRLPAGSTIISRQQIHIIPPKNGRGGGGGGGGGVGGGGGRGGGRRRNFPGRRRFIKPNRITDIQSILNKLKQPNIAKKQGNSTVPYTMELTTDCDCDEDEKKTGGQRVVTPTTSPKSPNVPSSSLGRTERPTTTYSTEAPTTTTQPTSTHSQSPSTTQPTSSHSQSRGEVSSDYMTSTNAPESDPTHDPMTSTTDEPTTSTITTTTASKIVRGKNIWGKLFGNRDRQREIVNRLRKPARPSTTPEGSTTVQSTTTTTTTTIALPTQQSLAEPVTESPSRAGKHRETPESSSDDDYGDSSPDSEASTTPQPGTSRGTTTPAYDYRSSPTTESSPDTQTIAFPPAPREDTDEASSSVSESGGSAGYLSRRFGGNRRPNGGSVGYLSRRFGGNRRPNGGLGGRRPFRGRRPLKKNITTTEAPSTTIESTEPSTTMETTMETTTYPIETTMETTMETTMETTTYPIETTMETTMETTMETTTYPIETTMETTMETTTYPIETTMETTMETTTYPIETTMETTMETTMETTMETTTYPIETTMETTMETTTYPIETTMETTMETTMETTTYPIETTMETTMETTTYPIETTMETTMETTTYPIETTMETTMETTMETTTYPIETTMETTMETTTYPIETTMETTMETTTYPIETTMETTTYPIETTMETTMETTTYPIETTMETTVETTMETTTYPTETTMETTLETTTYPTHTVSVSKPLYTPSRESDRSAVTVSTDTTSKGKTTTDSDSYEDENWTDEMESTTNRPRAYTSITRPRMTSTTTYPTTTSRPHTTSSTRVQTNTDPIRVNTNIRRPSGRDSRYQITQRPMIRRTRPKVSSNRASRGPDKTLTFDTLTILEAEQGHAKAPYSSKDIDDAISNAYTHITGYDTTTAKIVGFERSTKDMLTKPRIVGGNAASFTVLSNSDAFLPCEAVGSPEPTISWKRFSSSTGSTMTINSKMGKFEVFPNGTLSIQNANIKDRGQYLCLAENEQGSDKLLVTLSVVAYPSRILEPKVREIKSHSGKTVEMKCKAEGRPTPLVSWILANRTQVRGHNSDPRVSVTPEGTLLIKQVSVYDRGHYKCIASNPAGADTATVRLQVVAAPPGILEAKRQQVQAGVGQSLWLPCTAQGSPQPTVHWVLYDGTAVRPLKPSVDPRVSVFANGTLHLTDTAGTDSGKYECIVTSSTGSERRVVMLTVEKKEMAPEIVEASHRRTELAYGDQLRLNCSATGDPKPRIIWRLPSKAVVDQWHRMGNRIQVLDNGTLVIDSVSDKDAGDYLCVARSKVGDDLQFMKVTVSMKPAKIDPKMYGKKQVPYGNDLKVDCKASGTPEPEISWGLPDGTMVNSALQSDSSSGGGRARRYILFENGTLYLNQVGMAEEGDYTCYAENQLGKDEMHVHITVVTAAPRIRTPSRTYAQVKPGGKIRFDCEATGEPKPKILWMLPTNDMIAASNERYLMHVNGSLDIQDVKLVDAGEYVCMARNTAGDDSKVYKMDIDGNPPVINGNSQNRIVVKDTATKYSRKFIDCKATGDPLPKITWIMPDNIFLNAPYFGSRINVHHNGTLEFRNVRPTDMAEFICMARNDGGEAVMVVQLEVTDMLRRPIFKNPFNERVMTRMGKTTVLNCSADGHPTPEIIWLLPNGTRFIGGPNRGSRQHLGNDGTFVIYNPSKEDAGKYRCAAKNSVGYIEKLIVLEVGQKPLILTRPRGIIRSVSGDPLFLHCLADGSPRPRIYWTIPGGHTLARPQVHGRHQLMENGTLVVKDTTLHDRGNYVCRARNDAGEAVLTVSVIIIAYPPRISTGPPPTVTAMAAAPIQLNCAAIGIPKPEITWELPDRSVLSTAGKGRPTGSELLHPQGTLIIQRPTTADSGTYKCLAKKPLGTDSRVTYVRVL